One genomic segment of Sanyastnella coralliicola includes these proteins:
- a CDS encoding efflux RND transporter periplasmic adaptor subunit — translation MKNLNKNTIYIALGTLVLGLLLGWFFFGGTPENKASEHQHEQSENTIWTCSMHPQIRQPEPGQCPICGMDLIPLNNESSDEENPMEIKMSPTAMQLANVQTSVITKQKPLKEVRMNGKVKADERKISSQSSHIPGRIEKLMVSFTGEQVSKGQVLAYVYSPELVTAQEELFEAYKIKDDQPQLYQAARGKLLNWKLTEKQIDNILEAGEPQEQFPVLADVSGVVLTKKVNLGDYIKKGQTLFEVADLSKIWVLFDVYESDMPWIKKGNDVVFTIHSLPGETFKGNITFVDPVINPKTRVATARVEMTNPGMKLKPDMFAVGIVKSPIQQMKEELIVPKSAVMWTGERSVVYIKQSNASGISFMMQEIVLGPALGDSYIVKEGLEAGVEIATHGTFSIDAAAQLAGKPSMMNPEGGPVSMGHNHGGSSTNTSADHSGHSKTVAISKKAKQTLIPLFDEYLLLKDALVADDLEKGKAIAGTFLDKLGKVNMSVFKGEAHNVWMEHNSQAEKALKVITSAENIGQARKGFKDLSDQFVMMAKSFGPFDQALYIQHCPMANSNNGADWISNNKEIRNPYFGQDMLTCGEVKQKIQ, via the coding sequence ATGAAGAATCTAAATAAAAACACCATCTACATTGCATTAGGAACCCTTGTTTTGGGGCTTCTTTTGGGCTGGTTTTTCTTTGGCGGAACACCGGAGAACAAGGCCAGTGAACACCAGCACGAACAATCCGAAAACACCATCTGGACTTGCTCCATGCACCCGCAGATTCGGCAACCAGAACCGGGCCAATGCCCGATTTGCGGGATGGACTTGATTCCGTTGAACAATGAATCTTCGGACGAAGAAAACCCGATGGAGATAAAAATGTCACCAACAGCGATGCAACTGGCCAATGTGCAGACTTCGGTTATCACCAAACAAAAACCGTTAAAGGAGGTACGCATGAACGGTAAGGTAAAAGCCGATGAGCGAAAAATTTCCTCTCAATCTTCTCACATACCCGGACGAATTGAGAAGCTCATGGTCAGTTTTACCGGAGAGCAGGTTTCCAAAGGACAGGTATTAGCCTATGTCTATTCACCGGAACTGGTTACCGCCCAGGAAGAACTCTTTGAGGCATATAAAATCAAAGACGACCAGCCACAGCTCTATCAGGCTGCCAGAGGAAAGCTCCTGAACTGGAAACTCACCGAGAAACAGATTGACAACATACTGGAGGCCGGTGAACCACAGGAACAGTTTCCGGTACTGGCCGATGTATCGGGTGTGGTATTGACCAAAAAGGTGAACCTGGGTGATTACATCAAAAAAGGACAAACCCTGTTTGAAGTGGCCGACCTTTCTAAAATATGGGTGTTGTTTGATGTGTATGAAAGCGATATGCCCTGGATAAAAAAGGGCAACGATGTGGTTTTTACCATTCACTCTCTGCCCGGAGAAACCTTTAAGGGCAACATCACTTTTGTGGATCCGGTCATCAATCCCAAAACACGGGTAGCTACCGCAAGGGTGGAAATGACCAATCCGGGCATGAAACTCAAGCCGGATATGTTTGCGGTTGGCATTGTAAAAAGCCCGATACAGCAAATGAAGGAAGAACTGATCGTGCCTAAGTCGGCTGTGATGTGGACGGGAGAACGGTCAGTAGTGTACATCAAACAAAGCAACGCATCCGGTATCAGCTTTATGATGCAGGAAATTGTCCTTGGCCCGGCTCTGGGGGATAGCTACATTGTAAAAGAAGGGCTGGAAGCAGGCGTTGAAATTGCTACACATGGCACGTTCAGCATTGATGCAGCAGCTCAACTGGCAGGTAAGCCAAGCATGATGAACCCGGAAGGTGGCCCGGTTTCTATGGGGCATAATCATGGTGGTAGTTCCACCAATACTTCGGCTGACCACTCCGGCCATTCCAAAACGGTGGCGATAAGCAAAAAAGCCAAACAAACCTTAATTCCACTGTTCGATGAATACCTCTTACTGAAAGATGCACTGGTAGCGGATGATTTGGAAAAGGGCAAAGCTATTGCCGGTACTTTTCTGGATAAGTTGGGCAAGGTCAATATGAGTGTATTTAAAGGAGAAGCTCATAATGTCTGGATGGAACACAATAGCCAGGCAGAAAAAGCCCTAAAAGTTATCACCAGTGCAGAAAACATTGGTCAGGCACGGAAAGGGTTCAAGGACTTATCCGACCAGTTTGTAATGATGGCGAAGTCTTTCGGGCCATTTGACCAGGCTCTTTACATCCAGCATTGCCCAATGGCCAATAGCAACAACGGAGCTGACTGGATCAGTAACAACAAGGAAATAAGAAACCCCTATTTCGGTCAGGATATGCTGACCTGTGGGGAGGTAAAACAAAAAATTCAATAA
- a CDS encoding DUF305 domain-containing protein, which produces MENKHNHNSSYLKFFAMIATSMVAMFFLMYTHSYQIIDHFWFSETRFFMTLIMAGSMIIIMLLFMLNMYRKHNVNIAITILGILLIGGGIGLVRSQITVTGVDYMEGMIPHHSIAILTSERAQIEDVRVRKLADEIIKAQRREIMEMQWLINDIKENGVVRTDEEKKYRSVPKFNGFLEKETRNLNK; this is translated from the coding sequence ATGGAAAACAAACACAATCACAACAGCAGTTATCTGAAATTTTTTGCAATGATCGCCACATCGATGGTAGCAATGTTTTTTTTAATGTATACACACTCGTACCAGATTATCGATCATTTCTGGTTCAGTGAAACCCGCTTCTTCATGACACTTATTATGGCAGGTTCAATGATTATCATCATGCTACTTTTTATGCTCAATATGTACAGAAAGCACAATGTCAATATCGCTATCACTATTCTGGGCATCTTATTAATCGGGGGTGGAATAGGTCTGGTGAGAAGTCAAATAACTGTAACTGGGGTAGATTATATGGAGGGCATGATCCCTCACCATTCAATTGCCATTCTAACCAGTGAGCGTGCTCAAATAGAAGATGTAAGGGTTAGGAAACTCGCTGATGAAATTATTAAAGCACAACGTAGGGAAATCATGGAAATGCAGTGGCTAATCAACGATATCAAAGAAAATGGTGTTGTTCGAACGGATGAAGAAAAAAAGTATCGATCTGTGCCAAAGTTCAATGGCTTCCTTGAAAAAGAAACTCGAAATCTAAATAAATAA
- a CDS encoding DUF3347 domain-containing protein produces the protein MKSTLAMALAIGFATAFTSCGNAQDNANTETTVQTSISKAQATKILNSYLEIKDALVKTDGEAASKAAGKLVEALGDNQDKLAQKIRFDAEHISETKDAGHQRDHFNTLSDNIYALVKATGANDNKLYRQYCPMAMDNKGAYWLSAEKQVNNPYFGDKMLHCGSVKEEL, from the coding sequence ATGAAATCAACCTTAGCTATGGCACTTGCAATCGGATTTGCAACAGCCTTTACGTCATGTGGTAATGCACAGGACAATGCAAACACAGAAACAACGGTACAAACCAGCATAAGCAAAGCACAAGCTACTAAAATACTGAACAGTTACCTGGAAATAAAAGATGCTTTAGTAAAAACAGATGGTGAAGCTGCGAGCAAAGCAGCCGGGAAATTGGTAGAAGCATTGGGTGATAACCAGGACAAACTGGCCCAAAAAATTCGCTTTGATGCAGAACACATTTCCGAAACCAAAGATGCAGGACATCAACGGGATCATTTCAATACACTTTCTGACAACATCTATGCACTGGTAAAAGCTACCGGAGCAAATGACAATAAACTGTACAGGCAGTATTGCCCGATGGCAATGGACAATAAGGGAGCTTATTGGTTAAGTGCAGAAAAGCAAGTCAACAATCCCTATTTCGGAGACAAAATGCTGCACTGTGGTAGTGTAAAAGAAGAACTTTAA
- a CDS encoding transposase gives MAIEVEYPEDSGQRPKIKNANAIIIESYSSEQLKKGIDKMVDVHAVNATDGWKAYETAVGERWHQYLPTASGKNFELLHWHIFNLKNWIRGIHHHVSLKHLDYYLRVSIQIQ, from the coding sequence GTGGCTATTGAGGTTGAGTACCCTGAAGACTCAGGTCAACGCCCAAAGATTAAAAACGCAAACGCGATCATCATAGAGAGTTATAGCTCAGAGCAACTAAAGAAAGGCATCGATAAAATGGTTGATGTACACGCAGTGAATGCAACAGATGGCTGGAAAGCATATGAAACGGCTGTCGGAGAACGCTGGCACCAATACTTACCTACTGCTTCGGGAAAGAACTTCGAATTACTTCATTGGCACATCTTCAATTTGAAGAACTGGATTCGGGGCATACATCACCATGTGTCTTTGAAACATCTGGATTACTATCTCAGAGTCTCCATACAAATTCAATAG
- a CDS encoding copper-translocating P-type ATPase: protein MEHQHKKHSEHQNHSHHNHHTHQGHEHQGYGQHGGNPPHGHAHHDHHKMMIEDFKKRFWVSLVISIPVLVLSPMIQDFMGFELVFNGNLYVLFALSSLAFFYGGWPFLKGLKDEVKKGALGMMTLIAVAITVAYAYSTAVVFGLEGKMFFWELVTLIDIMLVGHWIEMKSVLGASKALELLVSMMPSEAYRISGDGSVEKVKLDELQKGDHIQVKPGAQIPADGLIFKGESHLNESMLTGESKPVKKREGDTVIGGAINGNGTLRIEVKGAGKDSYLNKVITMVREAQKTKSKTQNLADRAAKWLTYIALTVGFGTLVVWIALGFDFVYALERMVTVMIISCPHALGLAVPLVVAISTTISAQNGLLIRNRTAFENSRRISIIVFDKTGTLTQGSHEVIRIVPLQDGINERELLRLATAVEQYSEHHIAKGLLRKAKSEGISIPHAEDFKYEPGIGVSAIVEGQKIEAGGNGILKKINRSDTEYTDSSAETKVFFLSNGEIIGFVSFADQIRKASFGAIKTLHKNNIKTLLLTGDSEDVAQDVANRLAMNKFMANVLPHEKQEKLRELQAQGEFVAMAGDGVNDAPALAQADVGIAVGSGADIAAETADIILVNSDPQDIVNLILFGKVTYRKMIQNLIWALGYNVLTIPLAAGVLYSYGFVLEPAIGAIFMILSTIIVALNAQILKNKIKKSQINI from the coding sequence ATGGAACATCAACACAAAAAACATTCAGAGCACCAAAATCACAGTCACCATAACCACCATACTCACCAGGGGCATGAACATCAAGGATATGGACAGCATGGCGGGAACCCACCGCACGGCCATGCCCATCACGACCATCACAAAATGATGATTGAAGACTTTAAAAAACGGTTTTGGGTCTCCCTGGTCATCTCCATTCCTGTTTTGGTCCTTTCCCCTATGATACAGGATTTTATGGGCTTTGAATTGGTATTCAACGGCAACTTGTATGTCCTTTTTGCCCTTTCATCTCTTGCTTTCTTTTATGGAGGCTGGCCATTCCTGAAAGGGTTGAAGGATGAAGTAAAAAAGGGTGCTTTAGGCATGATGACCCTCATTGCCGTTGCCATTACCGTAGCATATGCGTACAGCACTGCCGTAGTATTTGGGTTGGAAGGGAAAATGTTCTTCTGGGAGCTGGTAACACTTATTGACATTATGCTGGTTGGTCATTGGATAGAAATGAAGTCCGTCTTGGGAGCTTCCAAAGCACTGGAGCTGCTGGTCAGTATGATGCCATCGGAGGCTTATCGAATTAGCGGTGATGGCTCGGTTGAAAAAGTAAAGTTGGATGAATTACAAAAAGGCGACCACATACAAGTAAAACCTGGAGCACAGATACCTGCGGACGGCCTCATTTTTAAAGGAGAAAGCCACCTTAACGAAAGTATGCTCACAGGTGAATCCAAACCGGTAAAAAAGAGAGAAGGCGACACAGTAATTGGCGGAGCCATCAACGGTAACGGCACATTACGTATAGAAGTGAAGGGAGCGGGAAAGGACAGCTATCTGAATAAAGTGATTACAATGGTACGGGAAGCGCAGAAAACAAAAAGTAAAACCCAAAATCTGGCAGATCGGGCAGCCAAATGGCTTACCTACATTGCGCTCACAGTTGGTTTCGGAACGTTGGTGGTTTGGATAGCGTTAGGCTTTGACTTTGTATATGCCCTGGAGCGAATGGTAACCGTCATGATTATTTCCTGCCCCCATGCGTTAGGACTGGCCGTGCCACTGGTGGTAGCTATTTCCACAACCATTTCCGCACAAAACGGTCTGCTCATACGCAATCGGACGGCATTTGAGAACAGTCGTAGAATCAGTATTATCGTTTTCGATAAAACCGGAACGCTTACCCAAGGTTCTCATGAAGTGATACGAATAGTGCCTCTACAAGACGGAATAAATGAGCGAGAACTATTACGATTAGCTACTGCTGTAGAGCAATATTCTGAGCACCATATTGCCAAAGGACTCCTAAGAAAGGCCAAATCAGAGGGTATTTCCATTCCCCATGCAGAAGACTTCAAATATGAACCCGGAATTGGTGTTAGCGCGATTGTAGAAGGGCAAAAAATAGAAGCCGGAGGCAATGGTATATTGAAAAAGATCAACCGCAGTGACACGGAATACACGGATTCAAGCGCCGAAACAAAAGTGTTCTTTTTATCAAACGGTGAGATAATCGGATTTGTCTCCTTCGCTGACCAAATCAGGAAAGCTTCTTTCGGAGCCATAAAGACACTGCATAAAAACAACATAAAAACCCTTTTACTAACTGGTGATAGTGAAGATGTTGCCCAAGACGTGGCCAACAGATTAGCTATGAATAAGTTCATGGCCAATGTATTACCTCATGAAAAACAAGAAAAATTAAGAGAACTACAAGCGCAGGGTGAATTCGTAGCAATGGCGGGGGATGGTGTAAATGATGCCCCTGCTTTGGCACAAGCGGATGTAGGGATTGCTGTAGGTTCAGGTGCAGATATTGCAGCTGAAACAGCTGATATTATTCTTGTTAATAGCGACCCACAAGATATAGTTAACCTCATTCTATTTGGAAAAGTTACTTACAGGAAGATGATTCAAAATCTCATATGGGCCTTAGGATATAATGTATTGACTATTCCTTTGGCAGCAGGCGTGCTATATTCCTACGGCTTCGTTCTCGAGCCTGCTATTGGCGCTATCTTTATGATTTTGAGTACGATTATAGTAGCCCTAAATGCCCAAATCCTAAAGAATAAAATTAAAAAATCTCAAATCAACATTTGA
- a CDS encoding T9SS type A sorting domain-containing protein: MLRIVILFYLLLLCTVAIAEEVSIEVHTDNWGYEIYWELSDASNDCGEEPIFVGGNTNVGCEGGGGQQQSAGGYPNNSTISEGPWDLELGGSYKVIFIDDWGDGGAIFDIQIGGYTVYSFEATGAEDEFIFDVVELPNLDVGIHELTMGPYLNQGEVEVQGHVLNSGLESINSLTLAFWVGNEEWIVGSLNDLSIAPFEEYTFVHPILWGAWSPGSYELSVQILEVNGLTGDENPMNDMQNIDLTVLDIQPNILPSYFLDTESVEIEVIADNTDQVDHPRDLDFHPGGDLWIINQGTENTGGSTVKITDPGSQNQNSLWQQDGNAWHFMSLPSAIAFGLNTNFATSTAVFDANHDGGEPFTGPALWSSDPDIYAQPSGGNGSHLDMLHESPYSMGIAWERDNIYWVFDHFNGDIARYDFAEDHGPGNSDHADGIIWRFPEVEVSWIEQGISCHIEFDEDKEDLYIVDGGQGRVLRLNSASGNLSGVPSWGPHESLAEYANVTGVEWDVVVQEGLIEPSGIEILDGYMVVSDHANGDVIFFDISELPANEIGRVSTGAPGIQGIVIGPDGFLWYVNSITNEVGRLIPDSVILNTTEASETIVEVFPNPASEFFSVRIDKQFEHGYINLYSASGEIVHTEKLNGSDRFTILTHQLPRGVYVLEVGGSEFLINKRLIIQ, translated from the coding sequence ATGTTAAGAATTGTGATTTTATTCTATCTCTTACTATTATGCACTGTGGCTATTGCTGAGGAGGTAAGCATAGAAGTTCATACCGACAACTGGGGTTACGAAATATATTGGGAGCTTTCTGATGCTTCAAATGATTGTGGAGAGGAGCCTATTTTTGTCGGCGGAAATACAAATGTAGGATGCGAAGGAGGAGGCGGCCAACAACAATCAGCAGGAGGTTATCCCAATAACTCGACCATATCTGAAGGTCCATGGGATTTAGAGCTTGGAGGAAGCTACAAAGTAATCTTTATCGATGATTGGGGCGACGGAGGAGCAATATTTGATATTCAAATTGGTGGATATACGGTATACAGTTTTGAGGCAACTGGGGCAGAGGATGAGTTTATATTCGACGTTGTTGAGCTTCCAAATCTTGACGTAGGGATTCATGAACTTACAATGGGTCCCTATCTTAATCAAGGTGAGGTCGAAGTACAAGGTCATGTATTGAATAGTGGATTAGAGTCGATAAATTCGTTAACACTGGCATTTTGGGTGGGTAATGAGGAATGGATTGTTGGGAGTCTAAATGATTTAAGTATTGCCCCTTTTGAAGAATACACTTTTGTGCATCCGATTCTTTGGGGAGCATGGTCTCCGGGTTCTTATGAGCTATCCGTTCAAATTCTTGAAGTAAATGGATTAACGGGAGATGAGAATCCAATGAATGACATGCAGAATATTGATCTCACTGTATTGGACATTCAACCCAACATCTTGCCGAGTTATTTCTTAGATACTGAAAGTGTTGAAATTGAGGTGATTGCTGATAACACTGATCAAGTTGATCATCCACGTGATTTGGATTTTCACCCGGGTGGTGACCTCTGGATAATTAATCAAGGTACTGAAAATACAGGTGGTTCAACTGTAAAAATTACAGATCCGGGTTCTCAAAATCAGAATTCTCTATGGCAGCAAGATGGTAATGCTTGGCATTTTATGTCACTACCGAGTGCGATCGCTTTTGGGTTGAATACTAATTTTGCCACCTCTACAGCGGTTTTTGATGCCAATCATGACGGGGGAGAACCATTCACCGGACCTGCTTTATGGTCAAGTGATCCTGACATATATGCCCAGCCGTCAGGAGGAAATGGTAGTCATTTGGACATGCTTCATGAAAGTCCGTATTCAATGGGTATAGCTTGGGAAAGGGATAATATTTATTGGGTTTTTGACCACTTTAATGGAGATATTGCTCGCTATGATTTTGCTGAAGATCACGGTCCAGGAAATTCCGATCATGCTGATGGAATCATCTGGAGATTTCCAGAGGTCGAGGTAAGCTGGATTGAACAGGGAATCTCCTGCCATATTGAGTTCGACGAGGATAAAGAAGATTTGTACATCGTTGATGGAGGGCAAGGTAGAGTTTTGCGACTTAATTCTGCTTCGGGAAATTTATCAGGAGTTCCGTCTTGGGGACCACATGAATCTTTAGCAGAATATGCAAACGTTACTGGAGTCGAGTGGGATGTTGTTGTTCAAGAAGGTCTCATAGAACCTAGTGGAATTGAAATTCTGGATGGCTACATGGTAGTCAGCGACCATGCCAATGGAGACGTCATATTTTTTGATATCAGTGAACTCCCTGCTAACGAAATTGGAAGAGTAAGCACAGGCGCTCCTGGCATACAAGGAATTGTAATTGGACCTGACGGTTTCTTATGGTACGTGAATTCTATAACCAACGAAGTAGGTCGGCTTATTCCAGATTCAGTCATCCTGAATACGACAGAGGCTTCAGAGACTATAGTAGAAGTTTTTCCTAACCCCGCATCAGAGTTTTTTAGTGTTCGTATAGACAAGCAATTCGAGCATGGATATATAAATCTTTACTCAGCATCTGGTGAAATTGTACATACCGAGAAACTCAATGGTTCAGATCGATTTACGATTCTAACGCATCAATTACCTAGAGGAGTTTATGTTCTTGAGGTCGGTGGATCGGAATTTTTGATCAACAAAAGATTGATTATCCAATAG
- a CDS encoding MerC domain-containing protein, with the protein MAISELAQKEVKRFRASYNSHGSNLAQLGCDNKFTCYICNTVALRVKSIQLKSDVMGAAASGLCMIHCMATPFIFIAHSCTAACCETAPAWWRWIDIGF; encoded by the coding sequence ATGGCTATCAGCGAATTGGCTCAAAAGGAGGTCAAGAGATTTCGTGCGTCGTACAATTCCCATGGTTCGAATTTAGCGCAACTAGGTTGCGATAACAAATTCACTTGCTATATTTGCAACACAGTTGCATTAAGAGTGAAGTCGATTCAATTGAAATCAGATGTTATGGGAGCCGCGGCAAGCGGTCTGTGTATGATTCACTGCATGGCAACTCCATTCATCTTTATTGCGCACAGTTGTACGGCTGCCTGTTGTGAAACGGCACCAGCTTGGTGGAGATGGATAGACATCGGTTTTTGA
- a CDS encoding Fur family transcriptional regulator, giving the protein MGIVRRTKSLDLLLSQFADSHDAISAVSLIESLKKDVNKTTVYRLLDRLEDDGILHSFMSSDGIKWYAKCQGCSSHGHADVHPHFQCTDCGKVDCLDLEVSIPSIPGRKINSSQILIQGTCDNCLN; this is encoded by the coding sequence ATGGGAATTGTACGACGCACGAAATCTCTTGACCTCCTTTTGAGCCAATTCGCTGATAGCCATGACGCTATTTCAGCCGTATCACTGATTGAGTCGTTGAAAAAGGATGTCAATAAAACAACAGTCTATCGATTACTCGATCGTTTAGAAGACGATGGTATCCTTCATTCCTTTATGAGCTCAGATGGCATTAAGTGGTACGCCAAATGCCAAGGCTGCTCTTCTCACGGACACGCTGATGTCCACCCCCACTTCCAATGCACTGATTGCGGCAAAGTTGATTGCCTAGATCTTGAAGTGTCTATACCATCAATCCCTGGAAGGAAAATCAATTCATCTCAAATCCTGATCCAGGGGACGTGTGATAATTGTTTGAATTAG
- a CDS encoding sugar transferase, producing the protein MNKGQQVVKYLIADWLSASAAWTVLYIFRKKVIESNKYGYDIPLEFNDNFYYGLLLIPIFWVTLYTMVGQYNHIYRRHRLKELSQTLWITMLGVIPLFFVLLLNDQITSYRDYYQSLLVLFGAHFLLTFTLRYMLTTRTVKRIHSREIGFNTIIVGGNERALAMYEEIKAMRKSPGFKFLGFVRVNGKDDLLSKYMPYLGQYQRLPELIKLKNVEEVILAVESSDHKEIGAILNMLEGQGVKVKIIPGIHDIMRGSVKMTSIFGAPLIEVNQEIMPAWQFSIKRVMDIVFSAIAVALLTPVYLVLAILVKTSSKGPIFFVQERIGIHGKPFKIIKFRTMYQDAEKNGPQLSSSADSRITPIGRFLRKTRMDELPQFVNVMKGEMALVGPRPERQFYIDRITEKAPHYRHLHKVRPGITSWGQVKYGYAENVDEMIARLKYDLLYIENMSLAVDFKILFYTILIVLKGSGK; encoded by the coding sequence ATGAACAAAGGGCAACAGGTCGTAAAGTATCTTATCGCAGACTGGCTCAGCGCCTCTGCGGCATGGACCGTGCTCTACATTTTCCGAAAGAAGGTCATCGAATCCAACAAGTACGGATATGACATCCCGTTGGAGTTTAACGACAACTTCTATTATGGTCTCTTGCTGATTCCCATCTTCTGGGTCACGCTCTACACCATGGTAGGACAGTACAATCACATCTACCGGAGACACCGTCTGAAGGAGCTGAGTCAAACGCTATGGATCACCATGTTGGGAGTGATTCCGTTGTTCTTTGTCTTACTTCTGAACGATCAGATTACCTCGTACCGTGATTACTACCAATCCTTGTTGGTACTATTCGGGGCGCATTTCCTTTTGACTTTCACGCTTCGCTACATGCTCACCACGCGCACAGTGAAACGGATCCACAGTCGCGAAATTGGGTTCAATACCATTATCGTGGGTGGAAACGAGCGCGCTTTAGCGATGTATGAAGAGATCAAAGCCATGCGCAAGTCGCCTGGGTTCAAGTTCCTTGGTTTCGTGCGAGTGAATGGGAAAGACGATCTGCTAAGCAAGTACATGCCGTATTTAGGGCAGTACCAGCGTCTTCCTGAATTGATCAAGTTGAAGAACGTAGAGGAAGTCATCCTTGCGGTTGAATCTTCAGATCACAAAGAAATTGGCGCCATCCTCAACATGCTTGAAGGACAAGGCGTGAAGGTGAAAATCATCCCAGGTATTCACGATATCATGCGCGGTTCAGTGAAGATGACGAGCATCTTCGGAGCGCCACTGATCGAAGTGAACCAAGAGATCATGCCGGCATGGCAATTCAGCATCAAGCGTGTGATGGATATCGTATTCTCAGCGATTGCCGTAGCGTTACTGACGCCAGTATACTTGGTGCTCGCCATCCTCGTCAAGACCTCTTCGAAAGGACCGATTTTCTTCGTTCAAGAACGCATCGGAATCCATGGCAAGCCATTCAAGATCATTAAGTTCCGAACGATGTATCAAGATGCGGAGAAGAACGGTCCACAGCTCTCAAGTAGTGCTGATAGCCGTATCACACCGATCGGAAGGTTCCTCCGCAAAACAAGAATGGATGAGCTCCCACAATTCGTGAATGTCATGAAAGGGGAGATGGCACTCGTAGGTCCACGTCCAGAACGCCAGTTCTACATCGACCGAATCACCGAAAAAGCACCACACTACCGCCACCTACACAAGGTTCGTCCTGGCATCACCTCATGGGGCCAAGTCAAATACGGCTACGCAGAAAACGTAGACGAAATGATCGCACGTCTGAAGTACGATCTACTCTACATTGAAAACATGAGCCTAGCCGTAGACTTTAAGATTCTGTTCTACACGATACTTATCGTGCTTAAGGGGAGCGGGAAATAA